The segment GCCTGGATACCACAGCTGTCGTTGCCGGTATTAGCCATCGCCATTGTGGTATCGGTGACTTCATTAAATTTGTTGGGTGCCAAGACTTTGAGCCAACTTGAAAGCGGTCTGGCTGCGATAAAATTGGCTGCATTGGTGGGTTTCGTAGGCATCGCCGCGGCATTAATAGTAGGATTGTTTCCCGGTAAGCTGCCGGTGGGATTGGGTGCGATAACGCAGGAGCCCTTACTGCCCAACGGGATAGGCGGGGTGGCGGGCAGTATGCTGATTGTGCTCTTTAGTTATGCCGGATTTGAAATTATTGGCTTGGCCGCTTCGGAGGTTAAAAACCCCCACAAGGTGATTCCGAAGGCCATCATCTACACTGTGATAGGCCTGGCAGGGTTATATATTGCGGTAATGTTTACACTGCTGCCTTTGGTGCCAACGGCAGGACTGACAGAAAGTGTTAGCCCTTTGGTCGCCGCCCTAAATGCCGTAGGTTTAGGAGTTGCGGCCGGGTCAATCAATATTGTTCTAGTAACTGCCATACTATCCACCATGCTGGCTGCCACGTTTGGACTGGGCAGAATGGTTCGTTCCCTGGCGGACACAGGTAATGCACCGGCATTTTTGATTGATAAGGGTGATGTTCCTTATCGGGGCATACTCTTTTCCGGTGCTTCCATGTTGGGCGGCGTCAGTCTTTCATTTTTTTTGCCAAAGAGTATTTATATCTTCCTGGTCAGCTCGGGTGGCTTCTCCCTGCTTTTTGCCTACATTATCATAATGTTGACTCACTACAAATTCCGTGCTAAAAACGGCTGCCCTCCCATAGGGCACTGTCAGTTAGTGGGTTTTCCCTATACTGCTTGGGCGGCTATCGCCGGCTTGGTAATTGTCACCGTAACCATGCCATTAATCCCGGGTCAAGGTTCCGGACTATTCGCCGGCTTAGTATTTTTAGCGTTCTATGCAGTCAGTTACCTAATTTTTAAAGCGCTGCCCGAAGGTATCGGGCTTAAGGATATGGTGTCAGCCAAGCCGTTGGTGACAGATAGGGACCCAGACCGGTCCGATGCAGCGGAAGCATCCTCACAAATAAATGCAGATAAGCAATAAAAAGTAAAACCGGCCGCGCTAATGGCGGCCGGTTTCTTATTTGTCTAACTGCTTAATCAACTACGGGCTCCACTCCCATTGTGACAGAAGCAGTGCCTTCCTCCATAACGCCAGGTGCAACAAGAATGGTAATAATATACTCTCCTTTACGACCGACCATGCTATATGCTGGGGTCGGACACCGGAGGGGTAAAGGCGCGCTGAGACAATTCATTGTCAAGCATCATAATGCCTGAGCCATCCTCGCCAAAACGCTGCAGTTTCTTGACAATACCGTTCATGGTGGACTCTTCTTCCACCTGTTCGTCAATAAACCACTTTAAGACACTAATAGTTGCATGCTCTCTTTCCTCGGTTGCCAAATCCATCAGCTTATAAATACGCTGGGTGACAAACTGTTCATGCTTTAATGCCGCCTGAAACACCTCTGTGACCGTAGAAAATTCATTATTGGGGTCTTCAAACCCCTTCATAATTGCCCGGCCGCCCATTTCATTAATGA is part of the Metallumcola ferriviriculae genome and harbors:
- a CDS encoding amino acid permease, whose protein sequence is MNHRSSGLSAWQLTMLALGTVVGGSFFLGSAIAIKAAGPAIFISYVIGGILVYIILSALSEMTVANPHTGSFRTHAEQAFGPWLGFIVGWVYWTGLVLAMSSEATAASVFIRAWIPQLSLPVLAIAIVVSVTSLNLLGAKTLSQLESGLAAIKLAALVGFVGIAAALIVGLFPGKLPVGLGAITQEPLLPNGIGGVAGSMLIVLFSYAGFEIIGLAASEVKNPHKVIPKAIIYTVIGLAGLYIAVMFTLLPLVPTAGLTESVSPLVAALNAVGLGVAAGSINIVLVTAILSTMLAATFGLGRMVRSLADTGNAPAFLIDKGDVPYRGILFSGASMLGGVSLSFFLPKSIYIFLVSSGGFSLLFAYIIIMLTHYKFRAKNGCPPIGHCQLVGFPYTAWAAIAGLVIVTVTMPLIPGQGSGLFAGLVFLAFYAVSYLIFKALPEGIGLKDMVSAKPLVTDRDPDRSDAAEASSQINADKQ
- a CDS encoding ferritin, coding for MFSGKLLNELNEQIKWEFYSAQYYLAMAAYCASEDLRGFENFFLVQAEEERFHAMKFYNFINEMGGRAIMKGFEDPNNEFSTVTEVFQAALKHEQFVTQRIYKLMDLATEEREHATISVLKWFIDEQVEEESTMNGIVKKLQRFGEDGSGIMMLDNELSQRAFTPPVSDPSI